The proteins below come from a single Salinilacihabitans rarus genomic window:
- a CDS encoding ribosome biogenesis/translation initiation ATPase RLI, protein MAEDSIAVVDLDRCQPDRCNYECKNYCPPNRTGKECITLRGEAADEGQPDQIRISEEICLGETCGICVEKCPFDAIEIINLPQELQDDPAHRYGENAFSLYGLPAPQEGQVTGILGPNGIGKTTAVRILAGELEPNLGRFEEPPGWDAVLDAYRGTELQDYIADVRDGEVTVARKPQYVDQIPNQFDGNTRELLEQTNERDALDSLVERLSIGPVLEQEIDDLSGGELQRVALAATLARDTDFYFLDEITPYLDIGQRVTAARLVRELAEEEGKSMLVVEHDLAILDLLCDTLHVAYGEPGAYGVITAPKSVRNGINEYLAGYLENENMRIRPDRIEFEEHAPRAVTSGETLVEYPDLVKSYGDGEFSLDVEGGAIRENEVLGIVGPNGIGKSTFAKLLTGKLDPDEGDADLDLDVSYKPQYVTIDQHMRVDAFLSSITDQFGSSYWNTEIAQPLQLERIMEQNLSDLSGGERQRVAIAACLSDDADLFLLDEPSAHLDVEQRVQATRAIRRYAEGQDATVLVIDHDIYMIDLLADRLMVFDGEPAVHGHASQPQPMRDGMNEFLANLEVTFRRDERTSRPRINKPDSQLDKEQRQQGEYYYAP, encoded by the coding sequence GTGGCCGAGGACAGCATCGCCGTCGTCGACCTCGACCGGTGCCAGCCCGACCGGTGTAACTACGAGTGCAAGAACTACTGCCCGCCGAACCGGACGGGCAAGGAGTGTATCACGCTCCGGGGCGAGGCGGCCGACGAGGGCCAGCCGGATCAGATCCGCATCTCCGAGGAGATCTGTCTCGGCGAGACCTGTGGCATCTGCGTCGAGAAGTGCCCGTTCGACGCCATCGAGATCATCAACCTCCCACAGGAGCTCCAGGACGACCCCGCCCACCGCTACGGCGAGAACGCCTTCTCGCTGTACGGCCTGCCCGCCCCGCAGGAGGGGCAGGTGACGGGCATCCTCGGACCGAACGGGATCGGGAAGACGACCGCGGTGCGGATCCTCGCGGGCGAACTCGAACCCAACCTCGGGCGCTTCGAGGAGCCGCCGGGCTGGGACGCCGTCCTCGACGCCTACCGGGGCACCGAACTGCAAGACTACATCGCCGACGTCCGCGACGGCGAGGTCACCGTCGCCCGCAAGCCCCAGTACGTCGACCAGATTCCGAACCAGTTCGACGGCAACACGCGCGAACTGCTCGAGCAAACCAACGAGCGCGACGCGCTCGACTCGCTCGTCGAGCGCCTCTCGATCGGGCCGGTGCTGGAGCAGGAGATCGACGACCTCTCCGGGGGCGAACTCCAGCGCGTGGCGCTTGCGGCGACGCTCGCCCGCGATACGGACTTTTACTTCCTCGACGAGATCACCCCCTACCTCGACATCGGCCAGCGGGTCACCGCGGCGCGTCTCGTCCGCGAACTCGCCGAGGAGGAGGGCAAGTCGATGCTCGTCGTCGAACACGACCTCGCGATCCTCGACCTGCTCTGTGACACCCTCCACGTCGCCTACGGTGAGCCCGGCGCCTACGGCGTGATCACGGCGCCGAAGTCGGTGCGCAACGGGATCAACGAGTACCTCGCGGGCTACCTCGAAAACGAGAACATGCGGATCCGCCCGGACCGCATCGAGTTCGAGGAACACGCCCCGCGGGCGGTCACGAGCGGCGAGACGCTCGTCGAGTACCCCGACCTCGTGAAGTCCTACGGCGACGGCGAGTTCTCCCTCGACGTCGAGGGCGGCGCGATCCGCGAGAACGAGGTCCTGGGGATCGTCGGCCCGAACGGGATCGGGAAGTCGACGTTCGCGAAGCTGCTGACCGGGAAACTCGACCCGGACGAGGGCGACGCCGACCTCGACCTCGACGTCTCGTACAAGCCCCAGTACGTCACCATCGACCAGCACATGCGGGTCGACGCGTTCCTCTCGTCGATCACGGACCAGTTTGGCTCCTCGTACTGGAACACCGAGATCGCCCAGCCCCTGCAGCTAGAGCGGATCATGGAGCAGAACCTCTCGGACCTCTCCGGCGGGGAGCGCCAGCGGGTCGCCATCGCGGCCTGTCTGTCGGACGACGCCGACCTCTTCCTGCTCGACGAGCCCTCGGCGCACCTCGACGTCGAACAGCGGGTACAGGCGACCCGCGCCATCCGCCGGTACGCCGAAGGGCAGGACGCGACGGTGCTCGTCATCGACCACGACATCTACATGATCGACCTGCTCGCGGATCGGCTGATGGTCTTCGACGGCGAGCCGGCGGTCCACGGTCACGCCAGCCAGCCCCAGCCGATGCGCGACGGCATGAACGAGTTCCTCGCGAACCTCGAGGTCACGTTCCGCCGCGACGAGCGCACCTCCCGGCCGCGGATCAACAAGCCCGACTCGCAACTCGACAAGGAGCAGCGCCAGCAGGGCGAGTACTACTACGCGCCCTGA
- a CDS encoding archaemetzincin family Zn-dependent metalloprotease, whose amino-acid sequence MLVDIVPVGNVPATVKRAASSALRSVYDCDVTVNDAQSVPDGAYDPGRNQYCAETFIQLAERVGRGDKNIAITPHDLFYRRRNYVFGLAYLDGSGSVVSTYRLQTSSDGGFSNKSASDIFEDRVRKEIVHEIGHTYGLEHCDNQRCVMNFSPTVHEVDIKEEKLCGSCQRLLA is encoded by the coding sequence ATGCTCGTCGACATCGTGCCGGTCGGCAACGTGCCCGCCACGGTCAAGCGGGCGGCCTCCTCGGCGTTGCGATCGGTCTACGACTGTGACGTCACCGTCAACGACGCGCAGTCGGTTCCGGACGGCGCGTACGACCCCGGGCGCAACCAGTACTGCGCCGAGACGTTCATCCAACTGGCCGAACGCGTCGGCCGCGGCGACAAGAACATCGCGATCACCCCCCACGACCTCTTCTACCGGCGGCGAAACTACGTCTTCGGACTGGCCTACCTCGACGGCAGCGGGAGCGTCGTCTCGACTTACCGCCTGCAGACCTCCTCGGACGGCGGCTTCTCGAACAAGAGCGCCTCGGACATCTTCGAGGACCGCGTCCGCAAGGAGATCGTCCACGAGATCGGCCACACCTACGGCCTCGAACACTGCGACAACCAGCGCTGCGTGATGAACTTCTCGCCGACCGTCCACGAAGTCGACATCAAAGAGGAAAAGCTCTGTGGCAGTTGCCAGCGGCTGCTGGCCTGA
- a CDS encoding UPF0146 family protein gives MARTRRNLEGILARLEGYDRVVEVGIGRRSEVAAALAARGVHVVATDVHPREVPDGVRFVVDDVVDPDLDVYAGADALYALNLPPELHRPTRAVARRVGADFLFTTLGGDGPAVPVERESVPGDTLFLARDGPGTPDGG, from the coding sequence GTGGCACGAACTCGCCGGAATCTGGAGGGGATCCTCGCCCGCTTGGAGGGGTACGACCGCGTCGTCGAGGTCGGGATCGGTCGCCGGAGCGAGGTCGCGGCGGCGCTCGCCGCCCGCGGCGTCCACGTCGTCGCCACCGACGTTCACCCCCGCGAGGTTCCCGACGGCGTCCGGTTCGTCGTCGACGACGTCGTCGACCCCGACCTCGACGTGTACGCGGGCGCGGACGCGCTCTACGCGCTGAACCTGCCGCCGGAACTCCACCGGCCGACGCGAGCGGTCGCCCGCCGCGTCGGCGCGGACTTCCTGTTCACGACGCTGGGCGGCGACGGGCCGGCGGTGCCGGTCGAGCGGGAGTCGGTCCCCGGCGACACGCTATTCCTCGCCCGGGACGGCCCCGGGACCCCCGACGGCGGGTGA
- a CDS encoding TIGR01548 family HAD-type hydrolase, whose translation MNVDAVVLDVDGVLVDVADSYRRAILESVERVHDRTIRREDVQRFKDAGGFNNDWELTYAAALYVLATGEGYRRSIEGFTDAVAAEGGGLDAAERVVRDDIGATATQRLRERWDRERLRDVFQQLYLGADLYRALEGGDPDVETRGYIHDEPVIIAAETVDSLAGNYDVGVLTGRPAAEAEIALDRAGLDVPADRRFTMDDWEEGKPHPRALTTLAERFDADAVAFVGDTLDDVRTANNAREADPDREYHGVGVLTGGLTGDEGREKYEAEGAAAVIESVNALPELLE comes from the coding sequence ATGAACGTAGACGCCGTCGTCCTCGACGTCGACGGGGTGCTCGTGGACGTCGCCGACTCCTACCGGCGGGCGATCCTCGAGTCCGTCGAGCGGGTCCACGACCGGACGATCCGCCGGGAGGACGTCCAGCGGTTCAAGGACGCGGGCGGGTTCAACAACGACTGGGAACTCACCTACGCCGCCGCGCTGTACGTGCTGGCGACCGGCGAGGGCTACCGCCGCTCGATCGAAGGGTTCACCGACGCCGTCGCCGCCGAGGGCGGCGGCCTCGACGCCGCCGAGCGCGTCGTCCGCGACGACATCGGCGCGACGGCGACCCAGCGGCTCCGCGAGCGCTGGGACCGCGAGCGCCTCCGGGACGTGTTCCAGCAACTGTACCTCGGGGCCGACCTCTACCGCGCCCTCGAAGGGGGCGACCCCGACGTCGAGACCCGCGGCTACATCCACGACGAACCCGTCATCATCGCGGCGGAGACGGTCGACTCCCTCGCCGGGAACTACGACGTCGGCGTCCTCACGGGTCGGCCGGCCGCCGAGGCCGAAATCGCCCTCGACCGCGCCGGCCTCGACGTCCCCGCCGACCGCCGGTTCACGATGGACGACTGGGAGGAGGGCAAACCCCACCCGCGCGCGCTGACGACGCTCGCCGAGCGGTTCGACGCGGACGCCGTCGCCTTCGTCGGGGACACGCTGGACGACGTCCGGACGGCGAACAACGCCCGCGAGGCCGACCCCGACCGCGAGTACCACGGCGTCGGCGTCCTCACCGGCGGGCTGACCGGCGACGAAGGACGGGAGAAGTACGAGGCCGAGGGGGCCGCGGCGGTGATCGAGTCGGTGAACGCGCTGCCCGAGTTGCTCGAGTAG
- a CDS encoding glycerophosphodiester phosphodiesterase → MTDPVVIAHRGYAGVAPENTVAAAERAAADPDTAMLEVDVQPAADGTPVVFHDARLDGVRDGRPLTDAEGRVWETPLSDLRETRVLGTDQQVPTLADLFEAVPATVGVNVELKNPGTADLRPGESLPEAERETRRDLWAPFVERVVADCDAFAGEVLLSSFCEGALAAARDVAPEYAAAALVRNDLESGLAVARRYDCEAVHPPRNAVAGTALAAGSDAGPAGGKPSVDVLAVAHEEGRTVNVWTVENWVQFDDLAAAGVDGIIADYPGLGRVGGSE, encoded by the coding sequence ATGACCGATCCCGTCGTCATCGCCCACCGGGGCTACGCCGGCGTCGCGCCCGAGAACACCGTCGCCGCGGCCGAGCGGGCCGCCGCCGACCCCGACACGGCGATGCTCGAAGTCGACGTCCAGCCCGCGGCCGACGGGACGCCCGTCGTCTTCCACGACGCCCGCCTCGACGGCGTCCGCGACGGCCGGCCGCTCACCGACGCCGAGGGACGCGTCTGGGAGACGCCGCTCTCGGACCTCCGCGAGACGCGGGTCCTGGGGACCGACCAGCAGGTGCCGACCCTCGCCGACCTCTTCGAGGCGGTGCCGGCGACCGTCGGGGTGAACGTGGAGCTGAAGAACCCGGGGACTGCGGACCTGCGGCCGGGCGAGTCGCTGCCCGAGGCCGAACGGGAGACCCGGCGTGACCTGTGGGCGCCGTTCGTCGAGCGCGTCGTCGCCGACTGCGACGCCTTCGCCGGCGAGGTCCTCCTCTCGTCGTTCTGCGAGGGGGCGCTCGCGGCCGCCCGGGACGTCGCCCCCGAGTACGCCGCGGCGGCGCTCGTCCGGAACGACCTCGAATCCGGGCTCGCGGTCGCCCGCCGGTACGACTGCGAGGCGGTCCACCCCCCGCGGAACGCGGTCGCCGGGACCGCGCTCGCGGCCGGGTCGGACGCGGGGCCTGCGGGCGGGAAGCCGTCGGTCGACGTGCTCGCGGTCGCCCACGAGGAGGGGCGGACGGTGAACGTCTGGACCGTCGAGAACTGGGTGCAGTTCGACGACCTGGCGGCGGCGGGCGTCGACGGGATCATCGCCGACTACCCGGGACTGGGACGCGTCGGCGGGAGCGAGTGA
- a CDS encoding molybdopterin-dependent oxidoreductase: MSTAERAGALPEPITVVGADRVAVTDEDLASLPTVTRTVDVDCATGSSHVAAWTGVPVAALLDLADPPGETTHLAVEAGDGYRVCVDVLAALDGVLALVHDGVPIADTESYATRFVAPDVSGTRSAKGVARMETLVLSPSDDPEAFETVGEEPFVPEA, from the coding sequence ATGAGTACAGCCGAACGCGCGGGGGCGCTCCCGGAGCCGATCACCGTCGTCGGCGCCGACCGCGTCGCGGTCACCGACGAGGACCTCGCGTCGCTCCCGACCGTGACGCGGACCGTCGACGTCGACTGCGCCACGGGGAGCAGCCACGTGGCGGCGTGGACCGGCGTCCCGGTCGCGGCGCTGCTCGACCTCGCCGACCCGCCGGGGGAGACGACCCACCTCGCCGTCGAGGCGGGCGACGGCTATCGCGTCTGCGTCGACGTCCTCGCGGCGCTCGACGGGGTGCTCGCGCTGGTCCACGACGGCGTCCCCATCGCCGACACCGAGTCGTACGCGACCCGGTTCGTCGCCCCGGACGTCTCGGGGACGCGCAGCGCGAAGGGAGTCGCGCGGATGGAGACGCTCGTGCTGTCGCCGTCGGACGATCCCGAGGCGTTCGAGACCGTCGGCGAGGAGCCGTTCGTGCCCGAGGCGTAG
- the npdG gene encoding NADPH-dependent F420 reductase, with product MRIALLGGTGDIGQGLALRWAYDTNHEVLIGSRDPERARTAAEEYETELDSRGVEASIKGFANEMAADRADVVVLAVPPYHAGDTVDAVADKLDAETVLVSPAVGMKGDEDGLHYHPPSAGSVTALVAGRAPDGVSVVGAFHNLAADKLANLDAELDLDTLLVGDDEDAKETVGQLAEGIEGLRALDAGPVANAAEVESITPLAINIARYNDGMHDVGVRFH from the coding sequence ATGCGAATCGCACTGCTCGGTGGCACGGGCGACATCGGACAGGGACTCGCCCTCCGGTGGGCGTACGACACGAACCACGAGGTACTGATCGGCTCGCGCGACCCCGAGCGCGCGCGGACGGCGGCCGAGGAGTACGAGACGGAACTCGACAGCCGCGGCGTCGAGGCGTCGATCAAGGGGTTCGCCAACGAGATGGCCGCCGACCGCGCGGACGTGGTCGTCCTCGCGGTGCCGCCGTACCACGCCGGCGACACGGTCGACGCCGTCGCCGACAAACTCGACGCGGAGACGGTGCTCGTCTCCCCCGCGGTCGGGATGAAAGGCGACGAGGACGGCCTCCACTACCACCCGCCGTCGGCCGGCAGCGTGACGGCGCTGGTCGCGGGGCGGGCGCCCGACGGGGTGTCCGTCGTCGGCGCGTTCCACAACCTCGCGGCGGACAAACTGGCGAACCTCGACGCGGAACTCGACCTCGACACCCTGCTCGTCGGCGACGACGAGGACGCCAAGGAGACCGTGGGCCAACTCGCGGAGGGAATCGAGGGGCTGCGCGCGCTCGACGCCGGTCCGGTCGCCAACGCGGCGGAAGTCGAGAGCATCACTCCGCTCGCGATCAACATCGCACGCTACAACGACGGCATGCACGACGTCGGCGTGCGGTTCCACTGA
- the trxA gene encoding thioredoxin, which translates to MTVTLKDFYADWCGPCKTQDPILDELEEDWEGRFEVEKVNVDEQQDVANEYQVRSLPTLIIENEDGVVERFVGVTQREAIEEALESAGA; encoded by the coding sequence ATGACTGTCACGCTCAAGGACTTCTACGCGGACTGGTGTGGCCCCTGTAAGACCCAGGACCCGATCCTCGACGAACTGGAGGAGGACTGGGAGGGGCGCTTCGAGGTCGAGAAGGTAAACGTCGACGAACAGCAGGACGTCGCCAACGAGTACCAGGTGCGCTCGCTACCGACGCTCATCATTGAGAACGAGGACGGCGTCGTCGAGCGCTTCGTCGGCGTCACCCAGCGCGAGGCCATCGAGGAAGCCCTCGAGTCCGCCGGTGCCTGA
- a CDS encoding preprotein translocase subunit Sec61beta → MDRGENSGGLMSSAGLVRYFDAEDTNAIRIDPKTVIATGVLLGVLVQLLTFVS, encoded by the coding sequence ATGGACCGCGGAGAGAACTCCGGCGGGCTGATGTCCAGTGCCGGGCTCGTCCGGTACTTCGACGCAGAGGACACGAACGCCATCCGCATCGACCCGAAGACGGTCATCGCCACCGGCGTCCTGCTGGGCGTGCTCGTCCAGTTGCTGACGTTCGTCTCGTAG
- the pdxT gene encoding pyridoxal 5'-phosphate synthase glutaminase subunit PdxT: MSLTAGVVAVQGDVSEHADAVRRAGAARGEAVTVREIREAGVVPDCDVLAMPGGESTTISRLVREEGIADEIRAHVAAGKPLLATCAGLIVASRDAGDERVDPLGLVDVTVRRNAFGRQRDSFEASIEVDGLDEPFPAVFIRAPVVESVGDASVLATVDGRPVAVRDGPVVGTSFHPELTADPRLHDLALFGDGAGE, encoded by the coding sequence ATGTCACTGACCGCAGGCGTCGTCGCCGTCCAGGGCGACGTCTCCGAGCACGCCGACGCCGTTCGCCGGGCCGGCGCGGCCCGGGGCGAGGCGGTCACCGTCCGCGAGATTCGCGAGGCGGGGGTCGTCCCCGACTGCGACGTCCTCGCGATGCCGGGCGGCGAGTCGACGACCATCTCGCGGCTCGTCCGCGAGGAGGGGATCGCCGACGAGATTCGCGCCCACGTCGCCGCGGGAAAGCCCCTCCTTGCGACCTGTGCGGGGCTGATCGTCGCCTCGCGCGACGCCGGCGACGAGCGCGTCGACCCGCTGGGGCTGGTCGACGTGACCGTCCGGCGCAACGCCTTCGGCCGCCAGCGGGACAGCTTCGAGGCGTCGATCGAGGTCGACGGCCTCGACGAGCCGTTCCCGGCGGTGTTCATCCGCGCGCCGGTCGTCGAGTCCGTCGGCGACGCCTCGGTGCTCGCGACGGTCGACGGCCGGCCGGTCGCGGTACGCGACGGCCCCGTCGTCGGCACCTCCTTTCACCCCGAACTGACGGCCGACCCGCGGCTCCACGACCTCGCGCTTTTCGGGGACGGCGCGGGGGAGTGA
- a CDS encoding bifunctional nuclease family protein — translation MNASIDAVRVAGTPQGPVPVLVLAVEGEEDVVPIFIGFEEATSIARGLEAEDIGRPLTHDLLLDVMEELGGRIDRVVVSEIEEREDGQGGTYIADLHVETPRTSVVIDARPSDSLALAARTNAPIEVTEAVFESGRDDRGKFEQLEDIREVPGDL, via the coding sequence ATGAATGCGTCAATCGACGCGGTGCGCGTCGCGGGCACCCCGCAGGGACCGGTGCCCGTGCTCGTGCTCGCGGTCGAGGGAGAGGAGGACGTGGTGCCGATCTTCATCGGGTTCGAGGAGGCGACCAGCATCGCCCGCGGGCTCGAAGCCGAGGACATCGGGCGGCCGCTGACCCACGACCTCCTGCTCGACGTGATGGAGGAACTCGGCGGCCGGATCGATCGCGTCGTCGTCAGCGAAATCGAGGAGCGCGAGGACGGGCAGGGCGGGACCTACATCGCCGACCTCCACGTCGAGACGCCCAGAACCTCCGTCGTGATCGACGCCCGGCCGAGCGACTCGCTCGCGCTCGCCGCCCGGACGAACGCCCCCATCGAGGTCACCGAGGCCGTCTTCGAGAGCGGCCGAGACGACAGGGGGAAGTTCGAGCAACTGGAAGACATCCGCGAGGTACCCGGTGACCTGTAG
- the hisE gene encoding phosphoribosyl-ATP diphosphatase: MDDTLAELFAVIEDRKETLPEGSYTASLFAHEKGENAVLEKLGEETTELVLAAKDDDSDEITHEAADIVYHLLVLLSMKEVGIEELEAELEARR; the protein is encoded by the coding sequence ATGGACGACACGCTCGCGGAGCTGTTCGCGGTGATCGAAGACCGCAAGGAAACGCTGCCCGAGGGCTCTTACACCGCCTCGCTGTTCGCCCACGAGAAAGGCGAGAACGCGGTGCTGGAGAAACTCGGCGAGGAGACGACCGAACTGGTGCTGGCGGCCAAAGACGACGACAGCGACGAGATCACCCACGAGGCCGCCGACATCGTCTACCACCTGCTCGTCTTGCTCTCGATGAAAGAGGTGGGGATCGAGGAACTCGAGGCGGAACTGGAGGCGCGACGCTGA
- a CDS encoding molybdopterin-dependent oxidoreductase, producing MPGRRRGRLLKRVQPPPRLVDWSLLALVCVEVASGLLSFTVGTPDGWYVFRLHRVVGITLVFLLAFKLSRVRGRLLNRDRWRPTTALSVLTAVAALGALATGVAWVVGVVGPETRIAYWTLLSVHVGFGLALVPLALAHLATRFRRPRRVDFEGRRTALRFAGLFVAGAVLYRLQELASATLGTGGAERRFTGSRPVEDEGDGNGSFPVTSWVADDPDPIDRAAWSLVVDGLVETPLDLDYGSLDPDAEREALLDCTSGWYAVREWRGVRVGDLLDRAGPPAEASHVRFVSTTGYRWTLPIEEARDALVATHVGGERLSHGHGAPARLVAPGRRGFQWVKWVVRVEVRDRDDPAQWLVTLISGFD from the coding sequence ATGCCCGGGCGACGCCGCGGACGCCTCCTCAAGCGCGTCCAGCCGCCGCCGCGGCTCGTCGACTGGTCGCTGCTCGCGCTCGTCTGCGTCGAGGTCGCGAGCGGCCTGCTCTCTTTCACCGTCGGGACGCCCGACGGGTGGTACGTCTTCCGGCTCCACCGCGTGGTCGGGATCACGCTCGTCTTCCTGCTCGCGTTCAAGCTCTCCCGGGTGCGCGGGCGGCTGCTGAACCGCGACCGATGGCGGCCGACGACCGCCCTGTCGGTCCTGACCGCCGTCGCCGCCCTCGGCGCGCTGGCGACGGGGGTCGCCTGGGTCGTCGGCGTCGTCGGCCCGGAGACGCGAATCGCCTACTGGACGCTGCTGAGCGTCCACGTCGGCTTCGGGCTGGCGCTCGTCCCGCTGGCGCTTGCCCACCTCGCGACGCGCTTCCGGCGCCCCCGCCGGGTCGACTTCGAGGGGCGGCGCACGGCGCTGCGGTTCGCGGGGCTGTTCGTCGCCGGCGCGGTCCTCTACCGCCTGCAGGAACTCGCGAGCGCCACGCTCGGGACCGGCGGCGCCGAGCGGCGGTTCACCGGGTCGCGGCCAGTCGAGGACGAGGGCGACGGCAATGGGAGCTTCCCCGTCACCTCGTGGGTCGCGGACGACCCCGATCCGATCGACCGCGCGGCGTGGTCGCTCGTCGTCGACGGCCTCGTCGAGACGCCGCTCGACCTCGATTACGGATCGCTCGACCCGGACGCCGAGCGCGAGGCGTTGCTCGACTGCACGAGCGGCTGGTACGCCGTCCGGGAGTGGCGTGGCGTCCGCGTCGGCGACCTGCTCGACCGGGCGGGACCGCCCGCGGAGGCGTCACACGTCCGGTTCGTCTCCACGACCGGCTACCGGTGGACGCTACCGATCGAGGAGGCCCGCGACGCCCTCGTGGCGACCCACGTCGGCGGCGAGCGACTGAGCCACGGCCACGGCGCGCCGGCGCGGCTGGTGGCCCCCGGCCGACGGGGGTTCCAGTGGGTGAAGTGGGTCGTCCGCGTCGAGGTGCGCGACCGGGACGACCCGGCCCAGTGGCTCGTGACGTTGATCAGCGGTTTCGACTGA
- a CDS encoding four-helix bundle copper-binding protein, with amino-acid sequence MALQQLEHADDHMQECIDNCLEAAQVCEWCADACADEGEGMARCIRLCRDVADVTSLHARFMARNSGYHADLAAICADLCEECAEECARHDHDHCQACAEILPECAESCRQMASA; translated from the coding sequence ATGGCGCTCCAGCAACTCGAACACGCCGACGACCACATGCAGGAGTGTATCGACAACTGCCTCGAGGCCGCGCAGGTCTGCGAGTGGTGTGCGGACGCCTGCGCCGACGAGGGCGAGGGGATGGCCCGCTGTATCCGGCTCTGCCGGGACGTCGCGGACGTGACGTCGCTGCACGCCCGGTTCATGGCGCGCAACTCGGGCTACCACGCGGATCTGGCGGCGATCTGTGCGGACCTCTGCGAGGAGTGCGCCGAGGAGTGTGCCCGACACGACCACGACCACTGTCAGGCCTGCGCCGAGATCCTGCCGGAGTGTGCCGAGAGCTGTCGGCAGATGGCGTCGGCCTGA
- a CDS encoding DUF5518 domain-containing protein, producing the protein MTNWRAVLIGFVVATAIGIVGLALPGLGQLTAGVVGGFVAGYLAGGGLGNGFWHGLLAGALGGILFGFLVALVVSLAGWIGGPLGGALSGLAGLGIFGAAVVVSLVLALESAVAGALGGALGPDRSGYADGRADRY; encoded by the coding sequence ATGACGAACTGGCGTGCCGTCCTCATCGGCTTCGTCGTCGCGACCGCCATCGGAATCGTCGGTCTGGCGTTACCGGGGCTCGGCCAGCTCACCGCCGGCGTCGTCGGCGGCTTCGTCGCCGGCTACCTCGCCGGCGGCGGCCTCGGCAACGGCTTCTGGCACGGCCTGCTCGCCGGCGCGCTCGGCGGCATCCTGTTCGGGTTCCTCGTCGCCCTGGTCGTCAGCCTCGCGGGGTGGATCGGCGGCCCCCTCGGCGGCGCGCTCTCGGGTCTCGCCGGACTCGGCATCTTCGGCGCCGCCGTGGTCGTCTCGCTCGTCCTCGCGCTCGAAAGCGCCGTCGCGGGCGCGCTCGGCGGCGCGCTCGGCCCCGACCGATCCGGCTACGCCGACGGGCGGGCCGACCGCTACTGA
- a CDS encoding NOG1 family protein, whose translation MIFEDLPTTPTSEELIDKAFSRAARAGRARRGLEAQQSMLQTASNIVSDNLENVVTAWPDFGYEAEVHPFYYELADAIVDVDELRQHLSEVMWASRKAREIHEEYQPKLRKTDVDTARKHRKQAFARLADVVEQVDDDLRAINEARNDLRDLPDIDPEAPTIVVAGYPNVGKSSFVNAVTNARGETASYPFTTKGIGLGHFEGADLSAESERTERSAMRDHVRYQIVDTPGLLDRPPEERNEIESQAVSALEHLADCVLVLLDPSGECGYPLDSQLELREDIADRFSGVPTLTVANKADRSREVDADVDYHMSVETGENVEAVLDAAVEAIDYEPELPFER comes from the coding sequence ATGATTTTCGAGGACCTTCCGACGACGCCGACGTCGGAAGAGCTGATCGACAAGGCGTTCTCGCGGGCGGCGCGGGCCGGCAGGGCGCGTCGGGGCCTCGAGGCCCAGCAGTCGATGCTCCAGACGGCGTCGAACATCGTCTCGGACAACCTGGAGAACGTGGTGACCGCGTGGCCCGACTTCGGCTACGAGGCGGAGGTCCACCCGTTCTACTACGAACTCGCCGACGCCATCGTCGACGTCGACGAGTTGCGCCAGCACCTCTCGGAGGTGATGTGGGCCAGCCGCAAGGCCCGCGAGATCCACGAGGAGTACCAGCCCAAACTGCGCAAGACCGACGTCGACACCGCCCGCAAGCACCGCAAGCAGGCGTTCGCCCGCCTCGCGGACGTCGTCGAGCAGGTCGACGACGACCTGCGCGCGATCAACGAGGCGCGAAACGACCTGCGCGACCTGCCCGACATCGACCCCGAGGCGCCGACGATCGTCGTAGCGGGCTACCCCAACGTCGGCAAGTCGTCGTTCGTCAACGCGGTCACGAACGCCCGCGGGGAGACGGCGTCGTACCCGTTCACGACGAAGGGGATCGGCCTCGGCCACTTCGAGGGGGCGGACCTGTCCGCCGAATCGGAGCGGACCGAACGGTCCGCGATGCGCGACCACGTCCGGTACCAGATCGTCGACACGCCGGGGCTGCTCGACCGGCCGCCGGAGGAGCGCAACGAGATCGAGTCGCAGGCGGTCAGCGCGCTGGAGCACCTCGCCGACTGCGTGCTCGTCCTGCTCGATCCCAGCGGCGAGTGTGGCTACCCCCTCGACTCCCAACTGGAACTGCGCGAGGACATCGCGGACCGCTTCTCGGGGGTGCCGACGCTCACGGTCGCGAACAAGGCCGACCGCTCCCGGGAGGTCGACGCCGACGTCGACTACCACATGAGCGTCGAGACCGGCGAGAACGTCGAGGCGGTGCTCGACGCGGCCGTCGAGGCGATCGACTACGAACCCGAACTCCCGTTCGAACGTTGA